TCCGTGCGGTTCCGCTTCACCTGCCGGCGACCGCCGAGCGACGACGGGAGAGTACGTCGACCGACGCGGCGAGCAGCAGCACCAGGCCCGTGACGACGAACACGACGGCCGCGGGCTGGCGCAGCAGGCCCAGCCCGTTCTCGACGGTCGCGAGCACAGCGCCACCGATCACGGCGTTGCTGATCCGCCCGCGCCCGCCGAACAGCGACGTGCCGCCGATGACGGCCGCGCCCACCGCGAACAGCAGCGTGTTGCCGCCACCCGCGCCGGGGCTGACCGACCCGACCTTCGACGAGTAGACGATCGCGCCGATCGCCGCGAACGCCGAGGCGATCACGAACACCGACGCGCGGATGCGCACGACGTCGATGCCGGCCCGGCGCGCGGCCTCCCGGTTCCCGCCGACGGCGTAGACGTGCCGGCCGAAGCGGGTGCGGTCGAGCACGAACGTGCCGACGACCAGCAGCGCGAGCACGATCGGGACGACGTAGGGCACGCCCATGATCGGCAGGTCGCCCGGCGACCGGTCGAGCGTGAGCAGGAACGTGGCGATCGCCCCGAGCAGGACCACGGCCCCGACCTTGATGAGCACCAGCCCGGTCGGCTGGGCCACCAGGCCGAGCCTGCGGCGCGAGACCTGGCGGTTGAGCAGCACCGCGGCGTACCCGCCCGCCGCGACGACGAACAGCACCCAGCTGCCGACCGTCGACAGGTTGCCGTTGGCGACCGCGTTGATCACGGGGTCGCGCAGGCCGAGCGTGCCGCCGTCGCCGATCAGCGCCAGGATGATGCCCTGCCAGGCGATGAACAGCGCCAGCGTCACGACGAACGACGGCATGCCGATCTTCGCCACGAGGAACCCGGTGATGCAGCCGATGACGACGCCGACGCACACGGCCAGCAGCATCTGCAGCCACGGGTTCGGCGGGAAGCCGATCACCATGAGCCCGAGCGCGACCGCGCTGAGCGCCGCCCCCGCCCAGATCCGCAGCAGCAGCGCCAGCACGATCGCCAGCACGATGACCAGCATGAACAGCACGAACACCGTGGTGCCCATGCCGCCGAGCAGGTTGCCGCCGCTGACCAGGTGCAGCGCCATCACCGCGGCCGCGAGGCCGGACGCCGTGCCCGCCGCGAGGTCGATCTCGCCGGTGAGCAGGACGAACACCAGGCCCATCGCGATGATCGTGCGACCGGCGCCCTGCTGGAGCAGGTTGGCGATGTTGAGCAGGCTGGGGAAGGTCCCCGTCGAGTCCAGCGCGCTGAACAGGATGAGCAGGGCCAGCAGGCCGAGCAGGGCCGGCAGGGCCCCGAGCTCGCCGGTCCGCAGGCCGCGCAGGTAGCCCGCGACGGCCTGGCCCGTCGTCCGGGCGGTGGTGTCGATGCCGAAGTCGGCGGCGCGGCTCGACGCCGGTGCCGCCCGCTCGGCTGCGGACTTCTTCTCGAGGTCGGGCTTCTCCGGCGCGCTCACACCGTCACCGCCTCGGGGCGCTGCAGGCCCAGGTCGCCGGAGCGGCCGGCCGTGATCAGCTCCACGACCTGGCCGTGGCTGACGTCCTTCGTCGGCACCTGGGCCACCATCCGTCCGAGGTAGAGGCAGGCGATGCGGTCGGAGACCTCGAACACGTCGGCCATGTTGTGACTGATCAGCACCACGCCGAGACCCTGCTCGGCGAGGCGGCGCACCAGGTCGAGGACCTGGCGGGTCTGGGCGACGCCCAGCGCGGCGGTCGGCTCGTCGAGGAGCACGACCTTGGAGTCCCAGAGCACGGCCTTGGCGATCGCGACGGTCTGCCGCTGCCCGCCGGACAGGGCCGCGACCGGCATGCGCACGGAGGTGACCGTGCGGACCGACAGCGACGCGAGGGTGTCGCGCGCGGCCTGCTCCATGTCGGCCTCGTCGAGCAGCCACGGCTTGCCGCGCTCCCGCCCGAGGAACATGTTCTGGACGATGTCGAGGTTGTCGGCCAGCGCGAGGTCCTGGTAGACGACCTCGATGCCGAGCTTCGCGGCGTCCGCGGGGGCCGCCACGGTCACCGGCTCGCCGTCGAACAGCACCTCGCCGCCGTCGATCGGGTGGATGCCGGCCACGCACTTGACCAGCGTGGACTTCCCCGCGCCGTTGTCGCCGACGAGCGCGGTGACCTCACCGGCCCGGACCGTGAAGTCGACGTCGTGCAGCACCTGGACGGCGCCGAAGCTCTTGTTCACCCCGCGCAGCTGCAGGATCGGGTCACTCACTCGGCACCTCCGGTGCCTGTGCGCGGAAACGGCGGCCAGGGCCGCCGTTTCCGCGCACGAGGGGTAGTCGGGTCAGCTGATGCCGAGCTCGGTGCAGGCCGCGGCCACGTCGGCGACGCAGACCTCGGACGCCGGGACGGCACCGTCGTCGATCACGGTCTTGACGTTGTCACGGGTGATCAGCTGCGGGGTGAGCAGGACCGACTTGACCTGGCGGTTGCCCTCCGGGTCGTCGACGGTGCCGGTCGCGATGGCGTCGGCGGCGGCGGTGTCGTCGGCGGCCAGTGCGGCGGCGAGCTCCGCGGTGGCCTGGGCCTCCTGCTGGATCGGCTTGTAGACCGTCATGTACTGGTCGCCGCGCAGGATGGCCTGGAGACCGTCCGGGGTGGCGTCCTGGCCGGTGACGGGCACGGAGCCGTTCAGGCCGTACTTCTGCAGCACGGTGATGATCGCGCCGGCGAGGCCGTCGTTGGCCGCGAGCACGCCGCCGACCTGGCCGCCGTTGCTGGTGAGCAGCTGCTCGAAGGTGGTGCCGCCGATCTGGTTGTCCCAGTCCTCGATCGGCTGGCTGGCCGTGCGGACCAGGGCACCGGAGGCGTACAGCGGGTCGAGCACCGTCAGCGCGCCGTTGTAGAACAGCGTGGCGTTGTTGTCGGTTGGGGCACCGCGGATCTCGATGACCTGGGCGCCCTGCTGGCCGGACAGCGCGTCGGCGAGGCCCTGGCCCTGCAGCGCGCCGACGCCCTCGTTGTCGAAGGAGACGTAGTAGTCGCTGGAGCCGCCGAGGCTCAGGCGGTCGTAGTCGATGGTCGGGATGCCCTGGGCCTTGGCCTTGGCGGCCACCGCGGCACCGGACTCGCTGGTGATGGCGGCGATGACGAGCACGTCGACGCCGCTGGCGATGAAGCCGTCGGCCAGCGTCGTGAAGGTCTGCTCGTCGCCCTGCGCGTTCTGGATGTCGGCGTCGAGGCCGGCCTCGGCCATCGCCTGCTCCAGCAGCGGGCGGTCGAAGCCCTCCCAGCGGGCCGAGCTCTCGGTCTCCGGGAGGATCACGCCGACGCGCGGCGCGTCGGCGGCCACCTCGGCGCCGGGGGCGGCGCTCGGGGCCGCCGCGTTCTGCCCGCACGCGGCGAGCGTGAGGGCGACTCCCAGCCCGAGAGCGAGCTGGGCGGTTCTCCTGGTGCGCATGCTGGTCCTTCCACATCGTCGGGGGGAGGGGAATGTTGTGACCGGCAACGTATGCCCCCACTTGGAGTGGTGCCAAGCACACTGAACCGTTCAAGTCATCGCGTTTCGGTCACGTTTCGATGACGTAGGTCCGAGTTTGTTGTGACGCCCACCGTCCGGGCGTCCTGATTACTCCGTTCGCCGAGGTGCTGCGACGCCCGGCCCCGGACCACCGCCGTTCACCTGACGGCCATCCCCACCCGCGAGAGTGCCCACGTGGACCTCCCCGACCTCTCCGCGCTGCGCGTCGACGACACCGACGACGACGACCCCGTCCTCCTCGGGCCCGACGGCGCCCGCGTCGACACCTGGCGCGAGGGCTATCCCTACGACGAGCGCCTCTCCCGCGAGGAGTACGAGCAGCACAAGCGACTGCTCCAGATCGAGCTGCTGAAGCTGCAGAACTGGGTCAAGGAGACCGGGCAGCGGCTCGTCATCCTGTTCGAGGGCCGCGACGCCGCGGGCAAGGGCGGCACGATCAAGCGCTTCATGGAGCACCTCAACCCGCGCGGGGCCCGGGTCGTCGCGCTGGAGAAGCCGACCGAGCGCGAGTCGTCGCAGTGGTACTTCCAGCGCTACATCGCCCACCTCCCGGCGGCCGGGGAGATCGTGCTGTTCGACCGGAGCTGGTACAACCGCGCCGGCGTCGAGCGGGTCATGGGCTTCGCCGAGGCGCGCGACTACATGGAGTTCATGCGCGAGGCCCCCGAGCTGGAGCGGATGTTCGTCCGCAGCGGGATCCACCTGGTCAAGCTGTGGTTCTCGGTGTCGCAGAACGAGCAGCGCACGCGCTTCACGATCCGCCAGGTCGACCCCGTCCGGCAGTGGAAGCTCAGCCCGATGGACCTCGCGTCGCTCGACAAGTGGGAGTCCTACACCGAGGCGAAGGAGGCGATGTTCTTCTACACCGACACCGCCGACGCGCCCTGGACGGTGATCAAGAGCAACGACAAGAAGCGGGCCCGGCTCGAGGCGATGCGCCACGTGCTGCGCCTGTTCGACTACCCCGGCAAGGACCTCGACGTCGCCGTCGAGCCGGACCGGCTGATCGTCGGGCCGGCCGCGGAGGTGTTCGAGTTCGGCGAGCGGCCCGGGCACTTCCCCGCGCTGTCCGGACGACCGCGCCGCCCACCGCAGCCCTAGGCCGGATCCTCCCGCATCCTGGGAATCCGGCGGTCCGTCCAACGGGTCGATTCTCGTCACTCAACGTCACATCAGAGTGGACTACAGTCCGTGAACGGGTTATCGATGGTCCGCCGGTGGCGGTGCGCCGAGGTCGCCGTCGCGCGACCGCAGCGCCACCGCGGCGATGACGGCCAGGATGCCGAGCCCCTCGAGCAGGCCCGGCACCTGGGCCAGCCCGACCAGCCCGACGACCGTCGCGGTGGCCGGGAGCAGGGCGAGCAGCACCGCGAACCGGGCCTGGCCGACGCGGCGCAGGACGAGCTGGTCGAGCACGTAGGGCACGACGCTGGACAGCACCCCCACCCCGACGGCGAGCAGCAGGACGACCGGGTCGCCGAGCGCGTCGAGGGAGCCGGGACCGCCGAGCAGGAGCACTGGCGACAGCACGACGGCCGCCACCGCGAACCCGACCGCCATGTCGTCGAGCCCGTTCCCCGCGGAGGCGACGCGCTTGCCGAGGAGGATGTACGCGGCCCACATCCCGGCGGCCGCGAGCGCCCACAGCACCCCCGACGGGCTGCCTGACCAGCGCACATCGGCGATGAGCGCCACGCCGAAGGCGGCCAGGACCACGGCGGCGACGTCGCGCGGGCGGCGGGACGCCACCGCCGCGACCGCGACCGGGCCGACGAACTCGATCGCCACCGCGGTGCCCAGCGGCAGCCGCGCGATCGCCTCGTAGAACGCGAGGTTCATCAGGGCGGTCGCCAGCCCGAACGCGACGGCTCGCGCCAGACGTGATCCGCGCCACGCCGCGCGGCCCGGACGGCGCCACGCCAGCAGCACCGCGGCGGCCCCGAGCAGGCGCAGGACGGCCACCGCGCTGGGCGGCAGGACGTCGAACAGGCCCACGGCCAGCGCCGCGCCGACGTACATCGACACGCCGCCCACGACGAACAGCACGGGGGCGGGGATCCGCTCGCGCGTCGCCGTGGTCATGACTCCAGAACGTAACAAGCGCGCGGGAAGTCTTCCCCCGCGCCACCTTGCGGTGTCACTGCAGGGCACGCATCATTCACTCGTAGTCAACGAAGGTCCCGCATTCGCCACCGCGGCTCCATCGCCCCGATCACTCACCGTCAAACGTGATGGTCGTCGCGACTCGCCTCGGGAACACGTGCGGGGGTGTGCAACGTCTGGGAGAGTGGACACACCGCGCAAGCGGTCGTCCAGGAACGCGGCTCCGGGTCCCCGGAGCCGAGACGGAGGGAGACCGCCATGCAGCCAGGAACCCTGACCCGGCCCGAGTTGACCCTTGCCGACCGCTGCGACCGTTGCGGCGCGGCTGCGAAGGTCCGTGCCGTACTGCCGTCCGGTGGAGAACTGCTGTTCTGCGGGCACCACGGCCGGGCACACGCCGACAAGCTCCGCGAGCTCGAGGCGAGCGTCGAGACCGGCAGCTGAGCGGAGCCGGCCCGACGCCGGCACACCACCCACCTACTTCGACACGACGGGGCGGGGACCACACGGTCCCCGCCCCGTCGCCGTCCACCCCCCACGCGGCGAGTTTGCCGACCCCACCCCGCGAGTCTGCCGACCCCAGCGCGCGAGTTTGCCGATCACGTCCGGCGAGTTTGCCGACCCCACCCCGCGAGTTGTCCGGTCGGGCTCCGGAACGTTGCCACTCACGCAGCGCACGGCGCGGCACGACCACGCAGGGGCGCAGCGGCGGCCACCACGACCGGGCCGCAGGGCAGCCTCACCGCCCGCAGCGACAGGCTGGCCGAGCGTGACCGGCGCACTCGCCGAGGCCGAGCGGCACACTCGCCGGGGCAGGGCGGCCAACTCGCCGTGCATGGGCAGCCAACTCGCCGTGCCTGGGCGGCAAATTCGCCGAGGCCGGGCGGCCAACTCGCCGTGCCTGAGCGGCACACTCGCCGGGGGTGTGGCGGCACATCCGGCGGGGTGGGTCAGCGCCAGCTGCGGAGGGTCGCGATGCGCTCCTCCAGCTGCTCCATGTTGGCCATCGCCGTGGGCGGGCCGCCGCAGCTCGTCCGCAGCTCGCTGTGGATCTTCCCGTGCGGCTTGTTGGTGCGGTGGTGGTGCAGCGCGACGAGCGTGTTGAGCTCCTTGCGCAGCGCCGCGATCCGCTCGCGCACCGACTGCTGGGGGCGCTCGGCCGGGGCCGGCGGGGGCACCACGGCGGGCGCCGCGCGGCCCGAGCGCGACAGCCACTCGGTCTGGCGCTGGTTGAGCAGGGTGCGCACCTGCTCGGGCTCGAGCAGCCCGGGCAGGCCGAGGTAGTCCTCCTCGTCGGCGGAGAACGAGGTGCCCTCGTAGATGAGCTGGTCGAGCTCGGCGTTGGCGCCCAGGGCGGTGAACGACGGCTCGTCCTCCCCCGGCTCGTCCTCCTGCCGGTTGGCGGCCGCGAGCTCCTCGTCGTTCCACTGCTCCTCGGCGCGGTGCGGCTTGCCCAGCACGTGGTCGCGCTGGGCCTCCAGCTCGCTCGCCAGGCCCAGCAGGACCGGCACGCTGGGGACGAACACCGACGCCGTCTCCCCCGGCCGCCGCGACCGCACGAAGCGCCCGATCGCCTGCGCGAAGAACAGCGGGGTCGACGCGCTCGTGGCGTAGACGCCGACCGCGAGCCGCGGCACGTCGACGCCCTCGGAGACCATGCGCACCGCGACCATCCACCGGTCGGTCGACGCGCTGAACCGCGCGATCCGCTCGGAGGACCCGGCCTCGTCGGAGAGGACCAGCACGGGCGGGGTCCCCGTCACGTCGGTGAGGATCGCCGCGTACGCGCGGGCGGTGGTCTGGTCGGTGGCGATGACGAGCCCGCCCGCGTCGGGCATGCCGCCCGCGCGGTGCCCGGACAGCCTCCGGTCGGCCGCCGCGAGCACCGCCGGGATCCACTCGCCGCCCGGGTCGAGCGCGGTGCGCCAGGCCCGCGCGGTCTGCTCGGCCGTCAGCGGCTCGCCCAGCCGTGCCGTGATCTCCTCCCCCGCGCTCGTGCGCCAGCTGGAGACGCCCGAGTAGGCCAGGAAGACGACGGGGCGCACCACACCGTCGGCGAGCGCCTCCGCGTAGCCGTAGGAGTGGTCCGAGCGGCTGCGCAGGGCCCCGTCGGCGTCGGGCAGGTAGTCGACGAACGGGATCGGGTTGTCGTCGCTGCGGAAGGGCGTCCCGGTGAGCGTGAGGCGGCGCGTGGCGGGGTCGAACGCCTCCTTGACCGCGTCGCCCCAGGACCGGGCGTCGCCCGCGTGGTGCACCTCGTCGAGGACGACCAGCGTGCGGCGGTTCTCCGTGCGCATCCGGTGCAGCGCCGGGTGCGCCGCCACGCCCGCGTAGGTGACGGCGATGCCGGTGTAGTCCGACGACGTGCCGCCCGTCGAGTTGCGGAACTCCGGGTCCAGCGCGATCCCGACGGCGGCCGCGGCCTGGGCCCACTGGTACTTCAGGTGCTCGGTGGGCGCCACGACCGTGACGTGGGTGATCGTCTTGTCGGCCAGCAGCTCCGCGGCCACCCGCAGCGCGAACGCGGTCTTCCCGGCCCCGGGGGTGGCGACCGCGAGGAAGTCCCGCGGGCCCGCGGCGAGGTAGCGGCTCAGCGCCTTGCGCTGCCAGGCGCGCATCGGACGGGCCGACGGGGAGATCCGGGCCGGGTCGATCTGATCGGCCGCGATCTGGTGGGCCTGGGACACACGACTCCCTGACGTCAACGGCTGCTGGAGGACCGCGCTGCGCTGTCGCGGACGAGACCGGGACCAGGGTAACGGGGCGGTATCGCCCGGCGCGCCGAGACCCGCCGTGCCCGGCGCGGGGGACCCTCGTGGTCCATCCTGGGCCCACCATGAGCGATGCGCCGACCAGCAAGGACCCCGCCC
This sequence is a window from Pseudonocardia petroleophila. Protein-coding genes within it:
- a CDS encoding sugar ABC transporter permease gives rise to the protein MSAPEKPDLEKKSAAERAAPASSRAADFGIDTTARTTGQAVAGYLRGLRTGELGALPALLGLLALLILFSALDSTGTFPSLLNIANLLQQGAGRTIIAMGLVFVLLTGEIDLAAGTASGLAAAVMALHLVSGGNLLGGMGTTVFVLFMLVIVLAIVLALLLRIWAGAALSAVALGLMVIGFPPNPWLQMLLAVCVGVVIGCITGFLVAKIGMPSFVVTLALFIAWQGIILALIGDGGTLGLRDPVINAVANGNLSTVGSWVLFVVAAGGYAAVLLNRQVSRRRLGLVAQPTGLVLIKVGAVVLLGAIATFLLTLDRSPGDLPIMGVPYVVPIVLALLVVGTFVLDRTRFGRHVYAVGGNREAARRAGIDVVRIRASVFVIASAFAAIGAIVYSSKVGSVSPGAGGGNTLLFAVGAAVIGGTSLFGGRGRISNAVIGGAVLATVENGLGLLRQPAAVVFVVTGLVLLLAASVDVLSRRRSAVAGR
- a CDS encoding ATP-binding cassette domain-containing protein; translation: MSDPILQLRGVNKSFGAVQVLHDVDFTVRAGEVTALVGDNGAGKSTLVKCVAGIHPIDGGEVLFDGEPVTVAAPADAAKLGIEVVYQDLALADNLDIVQNMFLGRERGKPWLLDEADMEQAARDTLASLSVRTVTSVRMPVAALSGGQRQTVAIAKAVLWDSKVVLLDEPTAALGVAQTRQVLDLVRRLAEQGLGVVLISHNMADVFEVSDRIACLYLGRMVAQVPTKDVSHGQVVELITAGRSGDLGLQRPEAVTV
- a CDS encoding sugar ABC transporter substrate-binding protein, yielding MRTRRTAQLALGLGVALTLAACGQNAAAPSAAPGAEVAADAPRVGVILPETESSARWEGFDRPLLEQAMAEAGLDADIQNAQGDEQTFTTLADGFIASGVDVLVIAAITSESGAAVAAKAKAQGIPTIDYDRLSLGGSSDYYVSFDNEGVGALQGQGLADALSGQQGAQVIEIRGAPTDNNATLFYNGALTVLDPLYASGALVRTASQPIEDWDNQIGGTTFEQLLTSNGGQVGGVLAANDGLAGAIITVLQKYGLNGSVPVTGQDATPDGLQAILRGDQYMTVYKPIQQEAQATAELAAALAADDTAAADAIATGTVDDPEGNRQVKSVLLTPQLITRDNVKTVIDDGAVPASEVCVADVAAACTELGIS
- the ppk2 gene encoding polyphosphate kinase 2 — encoded protein: MDLPDLSALRVDDTDDDDPVLLGPDGARVDTWREGYPYDERLSREEYEQHKRLLQIELLKLQNWVKETGQRLVILFEGRDAAGKGGTIKRFMEHLNPRGARVVALEKPTERESSQWYFQRYIAHLPAAGEIVLFDRSWYNRAGVERVMGFAEARDYMEFMREAPELERMFVRSGIHLVKLWFSVSQNEQRTRFTIRQVDPVRQWKLSPMDLASLDKWESYTEAKEAMFFYTDTADAPWTVIKSNDKKRARLEAMRHVLRLFDYPGKDLDVAVEPDRLIVGPAAEVFEFGERPGHFPALSGRPRRPPQP
- a CDS encoding EamA family transporter; amino-acid sequence: MTTATRERIPAPVLFVVGGVSMYVGAALAVGLFDVLPPSAVAVLRLLGAAAVLLAWRRPGRAAWRGSRLARAVAFGLATALMNLAFYEAIARLPLGTAVAIEFVGPVAVAAVASRRPRDVAAVVLAAFGVALIADVRWSGSPSGVLWALAAAGMWAAYILLGKRVASAGNGLDDMAVGFAVAAVVLSPVLLLGGPGSLDALGDPVVLLLAVGVGVLSSVVPYVLDQLVLRRVGQARFAVLLALLPATATVVGLVGLAQVPGLLEGLGILAVIAAVALRSRDGDLGAPPPADHR
- a CDS encoding DUF7455 domain-containing protein, which codes for MQPGTLTRPELTLADRCDRCGAAAKVRAVLPSGGELLFCGHHGRAHADKLRELEASVETGS
- a CDS encoding DEAD/DEAH box helicase; the encoded protein is MRAWQRKALSRYLAAGPRDFLAVATPGAGKTAFALRVAAELLADKTITHVTVVAPTEHLKYQWAQAAAAVGIALDPEFRNSTGGTSSDYTGIAVTYAGVAAHPALHRMRTENRRTLVVLDEVHHAGDARSWGDAVKEAFDPATRRLTLTGTPFRSDDNPIPFVDYLPDADGALRSRSDHSYGYAEALADGVVRPVVFLAYSGVSSWRTSAGEEITARLGEPLTAEQTARAWRTALDPGGEWIPAVLAAADRRLSGHRAGGMPDAGGLVIATDQTTARAYAAILTDVTGTPPVLVLSDEAGSSERIARFSASTDRWMVAVRMVSEGVDVPRLAVGVYATSASTPLFFAQAIGRFVRSRRPGETASVFVPSVPVLLGLASELEAQRDHVLGKPHRAEEQWNDEELAAANRQEDEPGEDEPSFTALGANAELDQLIYEGTSFSADEEDYLGLPGLLEPEQVRTLLNQRQTEWLSRSGRAAPAVVPPPAPAERPQQSVRERIAALRKELNTLVALHHHRTNKPHGKIHSELRTSCGGPPTAMANMEQLEERIATLRSWR